The DNA segment CCTCGGACGGGGTCCGTCGGAAATTTAGGTGACATCCTCCCCGCCCTAAAGGGCGGGGCTTCCTGTTTCGATGACGCGCTTTCCAGGAACCGAATCGGTTCCCGTAGGGAGCGCAGTCTCCGCAGGCGTTACTTCGGGACAGCCCGTCCCTACCTTCGTGAGTCCGCAAGAAAGAATGTTCAGCGCCGCGTTCGCGTCTCTGTCCACTTCAAACCCGCACGACGGACACGAGTGTTCCCGAACCCAGAGCGGCTTCTTGGTTTCGACGCCGCACGCTGAACACTCCTTGGTCGTTCCTGCCGGATCGACGGCGACGAAGTGCGTTCCTTCGCGGTCGCACTTGTATTCGAGCATCCGGAGGAACGTTCCCCACGACGCCGACGCCCGGTTTCGGCTGTTCGAGGGGAGTTCCATCAGACTCTTTGCGTCCAAGTCTTCAGCCGCTACGAGGTCGTATTCACGAGCGTAGTAGTTCGAGAGTTTGTGTAGGAAATCCCGCCGCTTTCGCTTCAGGTCGGCGTGCCGCCGGGCCACAACGCGCTGTTGCTTTCGGTAGTTCGCCGACCCGTGATCCTTTCGCGAGAGTTTCCGTTGCTCGCGTTCAAGTCGCTCGCGTTCATCGGACAGGTCGAGCGACCCGACGGCGGTTCCGTCGCTGTCGTGAGCGTACTTCAGGATACCCACGTCGATCCCGACGCACCGCTCGGGATTCTCGGGCTTCGGTGGCGCGTCGTTCTCGGTTTCGATCCCGAGGACAGCGAACCACTCGCCAGTCGGTTCTTTCTTGACCGTGACCTGCTTGACCGTCGTACCGTCGGGAAGCTCGCGGTGGAGCCGCACGGGTATTTCTCCGATCTTTGAGAGTCGTAGGACAGTGCGGCCACTCGTGTTCTTGAGTTCGAAGCCGGACTGTCGGTACGTGAACGATCGGTACTCGTGCGGTGCTTTCCACTTGAGCGAGCCCACCTTTCGACCGTTCTCCTTCGCGTCTTTGAGCCGTGAGAGGTTGTCGTACAACCGCTCAACGACGTTCTGAAGGGTTCGGGAGTAGAGGTCGGACAGATCGGACCACCACTTCTTGATCGACGGGAGTTCGTTGATCTCGCCGTACTTCGTCGTCCCGTCAACGTGGTTGAGGCGGTGAAGGAAGTGATTGTACACTTGCCGGTACAGGTCGCGATGCCGGTCTAACGTCTCACGGAGAGCGTCGGACGGATTGAGCCTGTACCGGTAGTTGTAGCGCATGGTCTACTCGTCTGAATCGGCGTTGGGTTGGGAGACTCGGACGACCTTCACGTCTGCTCCGATCCATCGCTTCGGGACGAGAACGTGCGCGCCGTTGCCGACCGGGCGAACGTCTCGGTCGAGGACTTCGTAGCCCTCGATTTCGTGCCGATCCATTAACTGTGTATATACTGAGTTGCAACTTAAGTCTATCGGTGGCGTGGGCCTGCGGGACAGCTACCGAGCATAGTTGTTAGACGATGACGGCGCTGTATCCCCGCCCTGAAGGACGAGGTTTTAGCGCCTGCAATTTAGATAACGGAGATCGCCGCCGAAGTACCAGAGGGAGCCGACCGCGTCGTTGGCTGTCACTGGTGGTACCCGCCGTACCTGCTCCGACCGGTCGAGGTGATCCCCGGCGAGAGGACGAGCGACCGGACCGTCGATCGGATCCGAACCTTCCTCGAGCAGGTCGATCGGGAGCCGGTGCTGGTGCAACGCGACGTTCCCGGGTTCGTCTGGAACCGGGTCCAACACGCCGTGATCCGCGAGTGTCTCCACATCGTCGAGGAGGGAATCGCCTCGCCGGCGGCCGTCAACCGGGCGATCCGCGACGGGTACGCCATCCGGACGGCCGCCATCGGCCCGCTTGAGACGGTGGACATCGCCGGCCTCGAGCTGTTTCGGACGAGCGCCGAACAGGTCTATCCCGACCTCAGTGACCGTGACACGCCCAACCCGCTGTACGAGCAACGGATCGCCGAGGGGAGGACGGGCATCGAGGACGGGGCCGGGTTCTTCGAGTACGACCGCGCTCCCGACGAGATCACGGCCAACCGGGACGAGCGTGTCGCCGCCATCCGACGGGCGATGGAGAAGCTGGACGACTGAGGCGACTCGACTGGTTCGTTGTCTTGCCCGCCATCGACCACGGTGGCGGCCGTCATTCCGTCTCGGCGTTCGGCTCCCAGCGACAGGTCACGAGGAACTCCGCCCGGTCGGTCTCGTCGGTAGTTTCGACCGTAACCGGTGTCTCGAGGGTTACCGCCAGCCCCGTCGCGAACACCGAGGCGATCGGATGATCGACGCGATCGACGTCGCCGTACGCGCTCCCGGAAACCCCCAGTGACGCCCGCCCGTCGTCCGAGTCGACGTCCGTGGTCACGCCGTCCGCGAGCTCGAACACCTCGACTGTCGCGTCGCCGAGCTGATCACAGAGCGTACTCGGCTCGGCCGCCAGTTCGCCCGAGACGGCGCGCCGTCCTTCGCGGAAGAGCGCCGCGCCGATCGGCTCGAGGGCGACGCCGCGCTGCTGGGCGTCGTCGGTGATCACGAACAGCGAGTCGAGCTCGCTTGCCGGGGGCAGCGAGTACTCCCGTTTCTCGGGGACGAACAGCCGCGCCGACTCCTCGCCTGCGGCGGCCGTCGGGGCGTAGACCTGGGTGTCCTGCAGGCCGAGCTCCGCGGTCAGCGACTCGCGATCGGCGACCGACGTGGCGTAGACGTACTCGCCGATCGCCGCGGAGACGAACCGTTCGGGAGTAAGGTAGTACGACATGACCGCCGCGAACAGACCCGTGGCACCGAGCGCGAGCAGGACCGTCCGGACCGTCGGGAAGACGACCGCGCCGGCCACTGCGATCGCCCCGAGGATCGCGAGCCCGATCGCCGCGCGCTGGTACTCGGTACGCCGTGCGTGGGCGAACGCCTGGCGCAGCCGCTGGTTCTCCTCTTGAAGCAGCTCGACCTGTGCGGCGAGCGTCGTCCGCTCGTCGAGTCTCTCCTCGCTCTCTCCGGCCATCTCGTCCTCCTCGGGTGGGTTCTCGCGTGGCGTCGGTTCCTGCTGGCTCATGCGGGCTCACCCTCCTCTGTGTCGACGAGGCCGAGTCGAACCAGTTCGTACCGATACAGGGCATAGCCGGCCACCACGATCGTTCCCACCAACGCGCCGGCCGCGATCCGAAGGTCGGCGCTCAACCAGTAGCCGCCGAGTCCGACGAGGAGCAGTCCTGCCAGTATGGGGACGGTCATCAAAACGAACGACAGGGGCCGGTCACTCCCCGCAGCGGGGGCAACGAGCAGCACGACTAGCCCCAGTTCGGCGACCAGCAGCTCGGGACGCAGAAGGTCGGGGCGCAGCGCCACGGCCGAGACGAACGGGAGCAACGCGGCGTGGCCGAACGCGATCGCATATGGACTCGACAGCAGGTACCACGCGAGGCCGACGCCGGCGGCGGCGACGAGCCCGACGGTCTCGGCGGCCATCCAGAACCCCGCCCCGACGATCGCGAGACCGAGCAGTCCGATCGCTACGGTCGCCCTCGAGCGCCGCCGATCGGCTTCGATTTCAGCGGCTGGCGACGGGTCGGCTGCCGTGTCGTCAGCGTCGGTGTCGGTGTCGACATCGGTTTCGGAATCGGTCTCGGTAGGAGTATCGGCACTCATGTCATTGGTTCGGTGAGGTCGACGCGGTGTTTCGCGTTGCTTGCCTGTGCGCTCGTGCGCCCGAGGAGAGAACGGTGTCGAGCCGATCGCCGGGCCCCACCTCGAACGCCGAGACGCGGTGGATCTTCGCGAGCTGCTTGCGGAACCGCTCGAAGTCGAGGTAGCGCTCGTAGGCGTTGTCGACGTCCGAGAGGCCGGCCTCCTCGAACAGGACGCTCGGCGTCAGGAAGACGAGCACCTGGTCGTTGCCTCGGCGCGCGAGCATGACCGTCTCCCGGAGTTCGGCCCGGTGGGTGTCGTCGGTGATGATGACCGTCCAGAGCGAACCATGAAGCGGTTGGATGTACGACCGAACGGTCCCGAACAGCGGGTCGCGGTCGATCTGCTGGATCTGGGCCGAGGTCTCCTCGAGGTAGGGTCGAAGCCGCGAGGCGAACGCGGAGTCGTCGGCCAGCTGCGTCGCCGCCTGTCGCATGGCGGCCGCCGTTTCTTCATGGGACGTCTCGGATACGTCCTCGATGGGCTCGAGCTCCTGGATCCGTTCCCGGATGGAGACGTACTGCTGGCGGTGAGAGGCCGGGCGCACCTGGTCGGCCACGCCGTCCTCGGTCACGACGTAGAGCCCGAGCGGGTCGTTGAACGCGTGAGCGTTCTCTGTGAGAGCCAGGGCGAGCTGGCGGGCGTAGTCGAGTTTCGTCTCGCCGGGGGGTCCCTGTGACATTGCGTCACGCGTATCGATCACGAGGGCCGTCGCGTGGTCCGTTTCGGTCTCGTACTCCCGGACGAACGGCTCTCGCATGCGGGCCGTCGTCTTCCAGTCGATGCGGTTCGCCGCGTCCGCGCTGGTGTACTCGCGGAGGACGTCGGGCTCGATTCCCGAACCGACGATGTCGGTTTCGTGCTCGCCGTACGCGGCGATGAGGCGCTCGCCGCCGCTGCCGACGTGCATCTCCTGTGGGCGACGGGGCTCGACCGTGATCGACGGTGCGGCGTCCGGTTCGATCGGCACGCGCGCGCGAAAGAGTCTGTGCTGGTCGGCCACCTCTAAGCGCGGCGGGTCGAACCGGAACGAGCCCGCAACCGGCCAGGTCACCTCGAAGGCGGTCCGGGCCTCCCGTTGGGCGGCGCCGAGCCGAACCGACCGATCGCCGCTGGCTCGTGCGGCGATCGGGGGTCGGGACTCGACAGTCAACTCCAGCGGCGAGCCCATCGGGTCGGTGACGCGAAGGGTGTTCACCGTGGTCTCGTCGGCGATGATCGACTCGTGGCTGGTGGCCTCCTCGACCTCGAGGTAGTCGACGGTCCGCGCGAGCGTTCGGATGAAGGCGTACTGGTGGACGAGCAGCGACGCGCCGATCATCGCCGAACCGACGAGCAACAGCGGCCGCACGGTCAGCACGGCACCCGCAGCCAGGACTCCCGCCAGTCCCATTCCGGTCCAGTAGCGGCGCGTGCCGTCCATTAATTCGGTACTGACAGGCCGGGTAATTGAAGCTACTGATCGTCCGATGAGAGATGGGGCGACGTCAGTCGAACAGTATTTTAATGCCCGGCCGAGTACGGCTAATCCAACGTGTCTCCGGCTGGCCAACGTGGCGGCGTCGCCGCCGTCGTCGTGCTCCTCTGTCTGGCGTCGCTCGCGGGTCCTGGACTGGCAGCCGCGGCCGGCTCGACCGCCGATCCCGCGTTCCAGCAGTCCTCGCCGAGCGAGGACAACGCCACCGGCGACAGCGACGGCCCGCGGCACGAACACCCCGACGAGGCTGAGGAGGAGGGAGACCTGTCGGGCGTGAGTGATCATCTCTCCGCGCAGCTCTCCTCGTCGTTACAGCAGAGCTCCGTCGAGGTCAGCCAGGGCGAGTACGACCAGGCGCGCGAGGCGGTCGGCGACGATTATAACGAACAGCTCAGCCGGTACGTCGAGGTCGCAGGCGAGACCGACAGCGAGTCCGATCAACAGGCTGCCCGTGAGTTCGAGGAGGCCGGCGAGAACCAACGCGAGTTCATCGACGCGAACGAGGAGTACCAGGAGACGTACGAGGAGTACCAGCAGGCGAAGGAGGCCGGCGACGACGAGCGGGCCCGCGAGCTCGCACGTGATCTCGAGCGCCAGTCCGAGGAGATCAACGAGACTGGAGCGGAACTCGAGCAGAACTACGAGAACCTCAATGAGACGACCAGCGGGGACTTCTCCGAGGAACGCGGAGCGGTCGACGAGACGCAAGAGGACGTGCGTTCCCAGCAGGCGGAGGTCGAGACGGTCGAGTTCGTCGCGACGGAGCTGACCGTCACTGCCGCGAACGAGGCGATCTCGTTCACCGAGCCGCTGGAAGCCGAGGGACGACTCGTGACCGCCGAGGGCGAGCCGATCGCGAACCAGGAGGTCGCGTTCGAGATCGGCGAACAGACGGTCACGACGACCACCGACGCCAACGGGGAGTTCGCCTTCGCCTACCGGCCGACGGCACTTCCGCTCAATACGACGTCCCTGGAGATCGAGTATCGACCGGCGCCGAGCTCCGCGTACGCGAGTGCTAGCACGACCGTCCCAGTGTCCGTCGAGCAGTCACAGCCGGAGATGACGATCGAGCCGCCGTCGCAGCCGGCGGCATTCGGCGACGAACTGGCCGTCGCCGGGACGGTCGGCGTCAACGGGATCGGCGCGCCCGGCGTTCCCGTGGTGATCACGGCCGACGGCGAGCGGATCGGACAGACCACCACC comes from the Halalkalicoccus sp. CG83 genome and includes:
- a CDS encoding DUF2080 family transposase-associated protein — encoded protein: MDRHEIEGYEVLDRDVRPVGNGAHVLVPKRWIGADVKVVRVSQPNADSDE
- a CDS encoding 3-hydroxyacyl-CoA dehydrogenase family protein; this encodes MAAEVPEGADRVVGCHWWYPPYLLRPVEVIPGERTSDRTVDRIRTFLEQVDREPVLVQRDVPGFVWNRVQHAVIRECLHIVEEGIASPAAVNRAIRDGYAIRTAAIGPLETVDIAGLELFRTSAEQVYPDLSDRDTPNPLYEQRIAEGRTGIEDGAGFFEYDRAPDEITANRDERVAAIRRAMEKLDD
- a CDS encoding transthyretin-like family protein produces the protein MSPAGQRGGVAAVVVLLCLASLAGPGLAAAAGSTADPAFQQSSPSEDNATGDSDGPRHEHPDEAEEEGDLSGVSDHLSAQLSSSLQQSSVEVSQGEYDQAREAVGDDYNEQLSRYVEVAGETDSESDQQAAREFEEAGENQREFIDANEEYQETYEEYQQAKEAGDDERARELARDLERQSEEINETGAELEQNYENLNETTSGDFSEERGAVDETQEDVRSQQAEVETVEFVATELTVTAANEAISFTEPLEAEGRLVTAEGEPIANQEVAFEIGEQTVTTTTDANGEFAFAYRPTALPLNTTSLEIEYRPAPSSAYASASTTVPVSVEQSQPEMTIEPPSQPAAFGDELAVAGTVGVNGIGAPGVPVVITADGERIGQTTTGADGTFEFSGTIPAAVAAGDVTVRASLPLDGQALTAAETTGSVTIEETESQLSLTATGADDGETITASGRLATADDRPVANQPVRILVDGTTVGTVETDETGEYEATVDAPPRADGTAEVTAVYDGAGTNVADAEATDTVSGLSIARTLLDWVWWPGLLVSGLGVLLVLWAYQRRRERPSGPTPAVARETVEDADGADSRSGRVPPGVLLELARERLGEGDPNRAIGLAYVAVRNHFETEDVPGWTHWEFYNETESRLDDAERNTLLSITEQFERAAFAPGAIHQNAATTVISAAEQLIEGSRSRSERTAD
- a CDS encoding DUF58 domain-containing protein is translated as MDGTRRYWTGMGLAGVLAAGAVLTVRPLLLVGSAMIGASLLVHQYAFIRTLARTVDYLEVEEATSHESIIADETTVNTLRVTDPMGSPLELTVESRPPIAARASGDRSVRLGAAQREARTAFEVTWPVAGSFRFDPPRLEVADQHRLFRARVPIEPDAAPSITVEPRRPQEMHVGSGGERLIAAYGEHETDIVGSGIEPDVLREYTSADAANRIDWKTTARMREPFVREYETETDHATALVIDTRDAMSQGPPGETKLDYARQLALALTENAHAFNDPLGLYVVTEDGVADQVRPASHRQQYVSIRERIQELEPIEDVSETSHEETAAAMRQAATQLADDSAFASRLRPYLEETSAQIQQIDRDPLFGTVRSYIQPLHGSLWTVIITDDTHRAELRETVMLARRGNDQVLVFLTPSVLFEEAGLSDVDNAYERYLDFERFRKQLAKIHRVSAFEVGPGDRLDTVLSSGARAHRQATRNTASTSPNQ
- a CDS encoding RNA-guided endonuclease InsQ/TnpB family protein — its product is MRYNYRYRLNPSDALRETLDRHRDLYRQVYNHFLHRLNHVDGTTKYGEINELPSIKKWWSDLSDLYSRTLQNVVERLYDNLSRLKDAKENGRKVGSLKWKAPHEYRSFTYRQSGFELKNTSGRTVLRLSKIGEIPVRLHRELPDGTTVKQVTVKKEPTGEWFAVLGIETENDAPPKPENPERCVGIDVGILKYAHDSDGTAVGSLDLSDERERLEREQRKLSRKDHGSANYRKQQRVVARRHADLKRKRRDFLHKLSNYYAREYDLVAAEDLDAKSLMELPSNSRNRASASWGTFLRMLEYKCDREGTHFVAVDPAGTTKECSACGVETKKPLWVREHSCPSCGFEVDRDANAALNILSCGLTKVGTGCPEVTPAETALPTGTDSVPGKRVIETGSPAL